The window cgggttgaacccggggtGATTAGCTAGTTGTATTTATAACCGAAGAGATGGAATTTAATTAGAAgtctaataaagaaaataaataattattataatataataatataatttttttaataataacataGTTTTTAAcgacttttttattatatactagcacggtactcgCGCTATGCGGtggtggtcgtggcggcgacggtgtgatggttggacgactgttggtggtaaaGCGGCGGTGAattgtgtatataattaatgtaaaaggttaatggacatattttaaatgataaaggactggcagtgtaatttaatcattaatgttaagaggatagtgtatatgaaagtattctaaggggtgttaagtgaaaatattacatattttcaacattaccaaaaatgaaaaaagctattctttttataatatagtatagatgtgttttttttttttgaacagtaaATTATTATACTCCATGTTTTGAGAATAAAAATAGTAACTTAGTTTCCTTCAATAAAAGTGGTAGAAAAAGGACACGTGTGCTTTGGCATTGTCGATTTAGTACTTATTTTAAGACTTAGCTGTTTATTTGATACTTGataaacttaattaaaatacttaattcatttatttatatttagtaaataaaataaaaactactgTTTTGTGATTTAATATACcaaagctaaattatatatataaatttaatatttaatatatatacaaacattttttattcagtcacttaatactTTAAGTTAAATACGCTTTTAATTAGTATTTGTTAAGGTCTTGATAAGAAAttgttaattaatcaaaaatacctAATTCATTAGGTCattaaaagtgtttgtttttttacttaataaacaaaaaacaactgtaCTGATAATTTGATTTAACTAGAGTGTTTGTCTTACTTTGAGGGTTTTTCTTATGATTGTTTGGAATTGGGTCATCAGATACTAGAGTGTTTGTCTTACTTTGAGGGTTTTTCTTATGATTATTTGGAATTAGGTCATTAGATTGTATTTTGTAGTTCTGTTCTttgcttttagttttttttttgtgtgtgtgaatgaTACAAGTGTCCAACTATTGATTGCATTTTAGTAAACTTTGCAGAACTATATGAAGCAGGATTGCATAGTTTACAATAATGTAGTAGGATATCAAAAGATATTATGATAGAATAACATCATTCAAACCCGTATTAAAGGttaacaaaatcaaatgatgggTACATCATTCAACTCCTggtttatatagatacataacACATTTGATTAACGTTTTTTCTCATtgtctctttctttttctcaattttcttcaactcctattacttataataagttattaacgtTTTTATAGGGGATCCACCCATGGAAACACCCTCGGATACATTTCCCGGACAACTCATGGATTTGACAACGATACTTAAACAACGGGCTGCTATGAAGGGTGGAGAAAAACTGGTGGGTATGAAGGTCTTGAAGATCCTGAACAACAAACCATGGATATTTTGCAGCTAAAGATGGACAACTTATCAACATAAACTGAAGCGATATCACTCAAAATCTCATGCTTTTTCTGCTCCATTtgacatataataatataacaaatatataataatacattataatCATCTGAATTCCAAACTAAACATTGTACAACATTGTTGTCAAGTCTGTATGTCCATTCCATGAGCGGTTTCCATACAAAATGAAagacacttttttttaaaggacaAAATAAGCCACTATATAGTCAATATAAAGTTAAGGTtcaaaaaatagtaataataataataaaatcaatataaaGCTATTACACAACACAAATggagaaattaaagaaaaaacacaGAAGTAGACATAGCAAAAAAACCAATAATCCAACCTTTTTCAATTCTATATTAACGttagtcaatatatatatatatatatatactagatttttgaCCGGCACGATGTGcggtaatttaaaattaatgtaCTATCACAAACTTAATTCACAAAAATATTCATAAGTATTAAATTAGAAACCATATTAAAAGATTATATTACCGTATAACATACATTACTAATGGGTGACGCCCAAATGGCTGCCCGCTTCGACTACCACTAAGTTCACGGTTTGTAAAACCATGAAAGTTTTGCTTTCGATTTTTAAGTAGATTGcttatctatatattaattgtttgaTTATAACTTGTGGGTCTTTGAATAGGTTATGTCAAAAACTATATACACATCATATGTTTTAAGCAAATATTATCAAGCAAGGATATTCATGaattttacattatataatcggcaaattaattaactttttaatatggtaatcctataaaaataaataaataatacatcctataagtttgatttttgagttttttatgtCCAAAATAGTGacaacaaatatttttatattaagatGGTCACCAAAAATTCGTAATTACCGAATATTTTTACCAAATTTAGATCTTGTGGATCATATAGGGGtgcttctttttttatatatatatacgtacatgaatcattttttaaatattacatgtatatattttttatatagatagaatttagtattttatttgatttaagataaatatagtaAATTAAATATGAAGATGTCACATAAGAtatatcctatgtggcaatctTATAAGATAGTGTTAAGTTGAAGATGCTCTAAAATCGTCTgtttaactactgttttaataattagatatatatatatatatatatatatatatatataatatatatatatatatatatagggaaaagtgagtataagGCTGTTAtacacccaacttgggtgaaaaacccctcacatactaatattttaatattttaaataaatacatggcccccatgatttttaccttttaaaaaaaggtatgtgaggggtttttcacccaacttgggtgcctaacagcctcatatttttaaatcataaaaatcatgggggccgagacatttattcattaaataagagataataaaatattagtatgtgatggattgtacacctaagcttagatgtgggacatccttatattcccttttccctatatatatacatacatatatatatataacaccctttaaaaaataattataatatatgtatataatattgaacatgaaaagttaaaaacctGATAAATGACGAGGGGATTGAAGAAACATGGAATGATAGATGAATTCAAGATTGTACCCTTGTAGGAGACAGTGATGGAGTCTTTCAGCTAGCTAGGGCAACCCGTCGTTCTGACCCGTTATCAGGTgataacaaatttattttttgtccAACATAACCCGTGTGATTATGTccatttgtttcttttataagCCCAATACGATACAAATGTTTTCTTTTGGGCTAATTTTGTCGGCTCCAAGACGTACTTGagctgtcacatcatatccatacaaatccttatacatccttacaaaACCTTcgaatcttataattttatctccaaccatacaaacatctttacatattCTTTTACcttcactaaaaacaaaaatatattagttaaagaCAAATAACGGCATGCCCCTAAGTaagggcatccttcaaaaaatccttagttttaaACAAGCTTCAACGGTAAAGGATATCCAAGGacaccccattggagatagcttaattataaataaagtaTGGGTTAATAATAGTGAAACATTCCCAACTAAGTTAGgggtttaaaaattataatatttgttatatactaaatatatatatatatatatatatatatatatatataaagacaaaaaaaaatgataattggGAGGGAACCACTTAGCCCCTTGTACCCTTTGGATACCATGCCGCACTTCCGCACATTGGCATCCCGATGACTTCCCTAGGGAGTAGGTGGAAATAACGAATACTGGGTTCCGTCAAGATTCGAACCCGCACCTTACAGGCTCCTAGATCCCTTGTGAAGGCGGCGGTGGCCACTGGGCTATCAACCCAgtggttatatatattataaagacTAATTGCCCTATATTACTACTTAAGCTAATGTACATTATATAAGGGTTAAACCCCCTACTAGTTAAATACACATATAGAGAAATTCTATTCTCTCtcacttcatcatcatctactatttACTATTATCATTGTTCATAATTGTTGGTGTCATTGTTATTGTTGATCAAACCAAGATAGATGAATTCAAGATTGTACCCTTGTAGGAGACAGTGATGGAGTCTTTCAGCTAGCTAGGGCAACCCGTCGTTCTGACCCGTTATCAGGTgataacaaatttattttttgtccAACATAACCCGTGTGATTATGTccatttgtttcttttataagCCCAATACGATACAAATGTTTTCTTTTGGGCTAATTTTGTCGGCTCCAAGACGTACTTGagctgtcacatcatatccatacaaatccttatacatccttacaaaACCTTcgaatcttataattttatctccaaccatacaaacatctttacatattCTTTTACCttcactaaaacaaaaaatattagttAAAGACAAATAACGGCATGCCCCTAAGTaagggcatccttcaaaaaatccttagttttaaACAAGCTTCAACGGTAAAGGATATCCAAGGacaccccattggagatagcttaattataaataaagtaTGGGTTAATAATAGTGAAACATTCCCAACTAAGTTAGgggtttaaaaattataatatttgttatatactaaatatatatatatatatatatatatatatatataaaagacaaaaaaaatgataattggGAGGGAACCACTTAGCCCCTTGTACCCTTTGGATACCATGCCGCACTTCCGCACATTGGCATCCCGATGACTTCCCTAGGGAGTAGGTGGAAATAACGAATACTGGGTTCCGTCAAGATTCGAACCCGCACCTTACAGGCTCCTAGATCCCTTGTGAAGGCGGCGGTGGCCACTGGGCTATCAACCCAgtggttatatatattataaagacTAATTGCCCTATATTACTACTTAAGCTAATGTACATTATATAAGGGTTAAACCCCCTACTAGTTAAATACACATATAGAGAAATTCTATTCTCTCtcacttcatcatcatctactatttACTATTATCATTGTTCATAATTGTTGGTGTCATTGTTATTGTTGATCAAACCAAGATCAATATATTCATTAGTGTAAGTATGGGTTAATAATAGTGAAGCATTCCCGACTAATAAAACTTACGGGAAAAGACTAACCTTTGTTTGTTGGGATTGAACACTAGTATTTTCTCCTTCTGAACAACAAAGTCTTAAATGATGAACGAACATGACAGGAATTAGGTAGGGTTTTGGGTCGCAATCAACAAGAGAGAAAGGGGTGACAATTTCTTTATAATAGGTAGTGCAAGGCACGGGttcaatgttatatatataataggaaAGTGTtatattcataatttttttggataatgataaatcaatctAATTGGTATGTTAAAAATTAACCTAATTATAGGATgattacatgtgaaaaaattaaaggacaaaattaggaaagagaattaatggaatTCACATGTCAGTCAaaatattaagatttttatttttaggcatataagttaggttgattaatcattttttttttttttaatacatatatgtaaatggaaaatgaaaaccTCTGTCTctgagataaaaaaaagttcaattatattattttgtcaATGGTTTATTAAATTTCTGATAAAACTTGGAACTTTTGCCCTTAAATAAgagtatttaaaataataaaaagtctttaaaagcttttttaacctattaaaaaatcattaattttaatgaaaaagcATTTTATAAagcctttttttaaaaaaaaccacaTGTATTTGGAAAAAAGCTATTTTGTCAAAAGGTTGAAAAATCTCTAACCTATTCATTAAATAAGTCTTTTAACTCAATGGTATCAATTTATTTTAAACACTATTATATGCAGTAACCCTTTCAAATTTTCGTTCTCATGCTTTTTTTACTTTCCTTTAGAAGAATTTTCTAGACTAAAATTATTTAACAAGATTAAGATTTAAGTCAATGATGACTAAATCAATTGACTTGAGTCAAAAAGTTAGGGATTTGAATCTTGCGCAAAACAAACAagtcttaaatttttaaagtggTTTAGGAACCTTTTTCCTTGAAAGCCTTAGCCAGAAAGCCGAAGCGAAACCCACTTAAAACAACTTCCTTCCTTACACCGGCTATAGGCGTCACCATTTCATGGTGGTGGGCTTAGGCCTGTACTTATAGGCAGGCCGTCCTCAGGACTTCTTGCCTGTCACGTCAGCATTACATTTCTCAGGACACTCACTGCCTATAAGGACAGTTTCTTCAGAATTTCTTCACCAcattatcaattcttttaacatttttataactttatatatatttaacattaaaacacacttaattaattgaaaaaacacattttattattaaaccaCACCATACTTAATTTTGGGTGTAGGAAAGTCAAGAAGATTTTGAAGCATGTCATCGCCAatgttcttgtttttgttttgattttgggtGTTTTTCTTAGGCATGGTTTGGTTGAGGATTTTAGGTGTTAGATTTTCGGTTGTAAAATGTGAAGAAGGAAgaggtatgttttttttttgacagtGTAGTGTGCTACAAATGAAGAAGACAACCGATATAGCCGTTTaaattcaaattattttttttaattggatcACACGTGAAGAAGTTGGCCCATAAGAAGCGTCCAAGAGTGTTCCCCGTGAAGAAGTTTTGGCAGGACGCAGAAGAAAGAAGCTCACGTTCAATAAGGAGTCTGCGTCTTGGGAGCATCGGGACGCGCGAAGAAAACCCTATAAGCACCGCCCTTATAGTTCATTCGAAATACAACCATTCCAAgagaaacaatattaaaattaaagcaaaattaaaatatcaagTGTTTCGACtttaggtgttttttttttccttaaaaggctaaacttatacattattaatacataaaaaaaattttaaaaatttaaaaaaaccaaCGAGATTTTAAACCATGGTTTTTAAATGAAAACTTCATACCTTTACATTAGTCTTCATATATTATCACTTGATTTTGATCTCATTGACTGGGTTAATGTATAGTTTCAAATCGAGAATACTTTTACTTTGTCGACATTAATTTTGTGTATTTTTACCTTtcaaattgttcaaacaaacaCAACATATACACAAACAATTATAGTGTAATGTTTTACAGATAAAACTTATGATCAGCATTGAGACCAAACATGTATAACTTTACTATATATGCAACACATATAAACAGTTGATTTATTTGACagcatcataattaaacataaacacATGCCAAATAATAATGAGTTTGTCAAAATTTACTTGTACTAAAAAGTAAGGCTAAAATAgacccttttttttaaaaaaaaaaaaaaaaatttaggatgGGTCATGATAAAAAAATTGGTCTTTTTTATATTCAAAGATATGATTATGTTAAGAACAAATTATCAAAACCTTACAAGAGTGATGTTTCAGCAAAAGAAACTACAATATGCATATGTTACTACATAGCTTGCGAATTTAGTCTAAAATCTTATACCCCAAGAGAAAATTTAACATAATCCTCATACCATCTTTtaccaaaaagtaaaactatAAAACATAACAAACCAGAAAATAAACCTAGAATCTTAATCCTACTTGTGAACTAAAGTAAATGAATAGAAGAATGGCCGGCAGGCTCAACTTTAAACTGGTAAACGTGAATTTGGAAGTTCCTCTTCTTCATTCTCGCCAGACACCTCCTCAAGTGACTTGCCATTCGATTCGGGCACCAAAAACGTAAAGAATGTTCCCAAAAGATTGATCACACCCAACACGATCAGCGCGTTTTTGACACCAATACCGGCAGGGTACCCTGCATCTGCCTTCTTTGGATCTTGATTTTGAGCCAAGTACAAGAACCCAAAAGCACCCACAATCGCGCCTAATTTGCCTGATGCTGCTGAGATACCGTGGCAAGTGGAACGTAGACGGGCTGGGAAAATCTCGGCGGGGACGACAAAAGTTGTCGCGTTTGGCCCAAAGTTTGCGAAAAAGAATGTTAATGAGTACAACACCACAAATCCTATGTTATTTTGTGGGTGAATCCAGTGGTTGTAAGGAAAGGCTAATGCGAACATAAAGATTGTCATCATTGAAAACCCGAGTAGCTGGATTTTAAAACGACCAATCCTATCGATTAGGAAAACGGTAAACCAGTATCCAGGAACAGTACTGCATAGCGCGATAAGTGTTTGGGCTCTTGCGATTCGATAAACTTCGTGAATCGCATTCATCTTACTTGCTGCTGGAATCCAACCAATGGCACTAAATATGTCCTTTTGAAACAGGTTTTGGCTATAGTAAGCGATGTCGAGTAAAAACCAAGTGGTGGTTGTTCCGAGTAAATGCCAACCGTGTCGTCTAAGGAAATCCTTGCTGAAAAGCCCGAAATCGTTGCCAGATTTCCCAACAACTTGGTTGATCTTTTGTTGTTCGGGTTTGATTTCCATTTGCAAAACTTTTGACATGTCCTCTGCCGCCTTGTTACCATCTTTAGCGACTAAGGCAGTGTAACGGGCTGTTTCGGGCATCTTCATTCGCCAATAATAAGTCATAAGGGCCGGAAGCGCCCCCACCATTAGAATGATCCTCCACACGTAATCCGCCTCGGGAACAGTCGACGCGATCGGGTCAACCTCGTAAGGCGGAGCCTTAAACTTTGCATCAAACACCGAAGAGATTATTATCGCGAAAACCCCACCTCCTAAAATACCAAAACCTTGCATAGCAAACACCGCCGCGATAAACGCTCCTCGGGTTTTCTTATTCGAGTACTCAGACATGATAGTCGCCGAAAGCGGGTAGTCACCACCGATCCCAAACCCAAGCCAAAACCGAAAAAAGCAAAGAGTAGTCATAACCGACTTCGGGCTACTCCCAAACGACAAGCCCGAAGCAATGGAACATAAACACATAAGCATTAGTGTAATGCCGTAAACCCTTTTCCTTCCAAGTTTATCACCAAGCCACCCGAAAAAGAGTTGGCCCGTTAGCGTACCAACTAGGGCGACACCGTTAACGGCAGCAGAGACCTCCGGAGGTAAACTTCCGGGCTTGAGAGAGCCCGGTACGTGGTAGTAAATCCGGCCCAGGATCTTAGTGACCAAAGAGATGCAAAACAGATCATAAGCATCAGTGAAAAAGCCCATTCCAGCTATTACAATTGCAGTGAAGTGGTACCATTGGGTTTTTGCACCATCAAGTGCCTTGAATACTTGTAAATTgttatttgatgatgacatggTTGTTGAGAAAGTTAGATCTCAATTTGATCTTTCTTTCCCTGCATtaaacaaaaatcacaaaagaTAATTAGACATTATAATCTTATCATGTGACAGAAGTTTAACTACTAATTAAGGTTGGAACTATTGGAATCATATATAACATCTAttattcttataaaaaaatttcttttcaaattgtAAATTTGTGCTTAACGATATTGAATTTTCATATAAGACCCAATTCATGtgatataaatatttatctcaaaactaaatTTTTCAAGACTTTTACCACAACTTCATCTGATAACCATTGCATGTAACGATATTCCAAgatacaaaaaacaaaactttcttTTTACAAAAACCCAAGAATTTACAatctttaaatataatttatagaaGATTTCAcgatacaaaaaataaaataaaattaaagttacCTTTGCATTAAAAAAACACAGAAAACAATGCATGTATGATACAAATTGCAAGCATATTATTatgattgatataaataaataaagaacaaaGTTAGAATCGCAAACCTTAATAATATATCCGATTAATATTACAGCATGCTCTTGATTTGGTATGTGAAGATTGATaggttaattaatatatatatagtgatcgAGTGAATATATCGAATGAAACAAAACTATATTTGTTTCGTATTAGAAGAAGAGAGTTCGAATTAGTGTAGGATTCGTTCAAAAACAGTTAGTGTTGGATAAAGACAATAACTGATCATATATGATAGactgtataataataatataatataatataataaaaagtataaaatgcatagtatatttgaaacaaacaaacaatccGGATTCCGAAATAAAAGTTGGATCTGCCTTGCTATTTTCTTGCATATATTGTTAGGATTTCAATAcgttattaattaatttctttctttttttatatattttaaatacgtGATGCTTTCCGATATTTTGGGAAATATCTACTAACTGATTCAGAAAGTTAAATTTATGGGAGCCTTTATAAAAGAGTGGGTAAAAAAGTACTCGTAAATTTGTACTATTTTTCACCGTTGCTTTCATTAACTATtaccagaaatatatataattctttttagataatttgattaaatttcTAATAGTCTTTTACAATTTTATATCCAAATCTAATCGATCTAAATAAGATACAAATGTCTaccaatataattaaaataggaCTGAGAAAACGCATGGTATCTTCTTTGATTCATACATGTGATGATCTCTTTGCTTTATTAAACACTccgtatattattttatttttttttctagttaAGTAGGAAATGACAAATTTAGTGACGATGGAGGTTTTTGACCATGACAACCATTGCGACTCTGAATACACACTACAAACTTAACAAGTCGTGAAATTTTTGGAGACGGAGAAAATTAGAATATCACATTGAATTACAATTAGATTaggaaaaatgattaattttccTAACTAAATAACCTAAAAATCCGCTTAATTATAACATGATGACATGTGTGAAAATCAGTAgacaaaattataaaagaaaattagtggataccacatgtcacttttttatagttttagactttaagaagatttatcattttccttagaTTAGTCATTAGATATGGGATTTTGGGCTAGTAATCATCTGGGCTCCATATAAAAGAATGGGCCAAGTatcatatactatattataGTCTTACATAGTTTACATAGGTCTTAAACCTTATTCAACATATGTCTAGAATATTTGTTGCTAATGATTACTACATTATTTTCCAATATAACCTAGTCCGTAAACCTAATTTAGAAGTAAATGGATACGCTCTTGCATATGTTGATTGCTGTATGTGATAACTAATGTGAACTATACAATAGATGCTCAAGGCATATTGGGGtctaaaacaaaacaaaaaagtgtgacctatttataactaaaacttatttaaaaagaagaacaaaaaaCCCAAAACGTATTACAATTCACTTAATCAAAAGTCCTTTTAAACTACacttaatttaaactttttaagcttctcttagttttatttttaaattttttaaatgattttttctctccatacataaaataaactgatatatttaacttatatataaaatttgaggCTTTCAATAATACGAAACCTAAAGCTCTTGTTTTCTTTGTCTTACCCTAGAGCCACCATTGGAACTATACGTCTAAATATATGGATACGCTTCTCTTTTTTCTTACCCAGTTTAAGGACAAATATACTCTAACTAACTCATAAGTCTTAAGGATCGATGTGTAATTTATGTAGCTCAAATTAGACATATTTCCGAGGTCATATTGCCTCATTCTATCTAGTTAATTACAAGTAGATTATTGGATATGTGTGTGGATACATATCCCCTCAGTTTGGGGATAAATATACTCTAACGAATTCATTAATTTGTGGGTTTTAGTCAATTTACCTTTATATTGGACTTGTTTTTCGGGTTTATATTCCGTTACTTTACTTAGTTTTTTGGATGAATTACTAGAAtttcaaaaatgaaaacaaaaaggtGCACGAAGAAACGATGAGTGGACAGTTGGACACCCCACTAATCCACTATGGGGTGCCATTTCACTAAGCCACAACGTGCTTGTCACATGAGTATCTAATAGCTTAATCTATATTGAAAAACTTACTTTATTTAAGCCCATTAGTGGAAATTTGATGATTTAATCTAAAAATGAtgtcttttatctcaaaacatGTGGTAAGTTACTTTTTTTGGGGTACCATATCTAACTCGTAGGGCTGTCAATCTCGACCCAACTCGAAACCCAATCCGAATCCAACCCGAAAAAAGTCAAGTTGGGGTTGTTAAATCTCGACCCGTCAACACGTTAACCCACTAACCTAATTTTTTGGGGGTTGGGTTCGGGTTAACCCATTGGGTTAACAGGTCGACTCGCTAGcctgaaaaataattaaaatttatagaattttttttaatagatcgACCCACCAACTCATTTgacccgccaacccatgacTCATTTGACCTGAATTTTACCCAATAACCCACCAACCCACGACCCATATGACATGTTTGACCTAAAATCAACCCGTTAAGCCAACAACCCATTTGAGTTGTCAACCTGAAACTCGACCCATCAACCCGTCAACCTGATTTTTTTGAGATTGGTGGATTGGGTTCGGGTTGACAGGTCATGAGTCAGGATTGAAATTTTGACCTGAAACTTTTAACATGTTGTGTTAGGGTAAGAGATTTTCGACCCGTCAACCCACGAACCCATACCCGCCAACTCGAACCCGAACTCATTGACAGCCCTATATCTAAATGAAATTGGTCTttgatgtattatatatatatatatatatatatatatatatatatatatatatatatatatgatgaccttaaggtctcaggttcgatccccgttaggaacaaaaaataattcctttaaggtacctgttaccaatgaagcctggacgcatatgtgaagtttaaatacacGGGTTCGATCATttggggtgcccagatcatgtagGGATTAGGATGAAGGTATTTTACctgcatcatatggctcatacgagGTGGGTCggtgggtatccaattgtgtaaccggggctagggttcccctATTACCCTTATacgtatatataatttatgagcaaactaaaaaaaattagaattcctCATTCATTTCTTTGTGACAAACTATAAACAGAAACAGtaagattaattaatatttttttac is drawn from Erigeron canadensis isolate Cc75 chromosome 9, C_canadensis_v1, whole genome shotgun sequence and contains these coding sequences:
- the LOC122582255 gene encoding inorganic phosphate transporter 1-4-like produces the protein MSSSNNNLQVFKALDGAKTQWYHFTAIVIAGMGFFTDAYDLFCISLVTKILGRIYYHVPGSLKPGSLPPEVSAAVNGVALVGTLTGQLFFGWLGDKLGRKRVYGITLMLMCLCSIASGLSFGSSPKSVMTTLCFFRFWLGFGIGGDYPLSATIMSEYSNKKTRGAFIAAVFAMQGFGILGGGVFAIIISSVFDAKFKAPPYEVDPIASTVPEADYVWRIILMVGALPALMTYYWRMKMPETARYTALVAKDGNKAAEDMSKVLQMEIKPEQQKINQVVGKSGNDFGLFSKDFLRRHGWHLLGTTTTWFLLDIAYYSQNLFQKDIFSAIGWIPAASKMNAIHEVYRIARAQTLIALCSTVPGYWFTVFLIDRIGRFKIQLLGFSMMTIFMFALAFPYNHWIHPQNNIGFVVLYSLTFFFANFGPNATTFVVPAEIFPARLRSTCHGISAASGKLGAIVGAFGFLYLAQNQDPKKADAGYPAGIGVKNALIVLGVINLLGTFFTFLVPESNGKSLEEVSGENEEEELPNSRLPV